A portion of the Granulosicoccus antarcticus IMCC3135 genome contains these proteins:
- the wbaP gene encoding undecaprenyl-phosphate galactose phosphotransferase WbaP has protein sequence MTDTMKKQGRVHPDIRQSNEPPLSRTDAVRKSSQMDPAIGQVSWIEDEQESSPRLEKYRWALLMLGDLCAILVSFSIGWVLSKLLRSSFHLPLFAKESVPQTVLFVLCYFVMAQLFLSYRWGHYSRFKSFWTEVSQLTKMTLYSAAIGTSVLFMLRMHFSRLWIIFSIACLLLINPLTRLLVKRMMAAAGIWFRPLVIIGTSNRAVESAEALCCDIAMGYRMAAFIQLQTAASRTGTGENFKTGYLSSFQAEQLISSVIRDHNAPHILYAMDTLEDFQYYTVLLDKLTMNSENVIIAPPLMGIPLSGTELMGVTRHDSIMLRLDNNLRKKTSRIIKRTFDLLISSALIVVLSPLLLFLYMKLRREGGSAVFAHSRIGRHGRSFDCLKFRSMVVNANEVLAELLASNEDARREWNRDFKLRNDPRITPLGRFLRKSNLDELPQLFNVLKGDMSLVGPRPIVHEEVDRYGDKFAYYKATRPGMTGLWQTSGRNDLSYAERVDLDVRYVRNWSLWQDIVALLRTFPLFVKRKGVY, from the coding sequence ATGACAGACACCATGAAGAAACAGGGACGCGTGCATCCTGATATTCGGCAATCAAATGAGCCTCCCTTGTCACGCACCGACGCTGTTCGCAAGTCTTCTCAGATGGACCCCGCCATCGGTCAGGTCAGTTGGATTGAAGACGAGCAAGAGAGCAGCCCTCGCCTGGAGAAGTACCGCTGGGCCTTGCTGATGCTGGGCGACCTGTGCGCCATCCTCGTCTCCTTTTCAATTGGCTGGGTGTTGTCCAAACTGCTCCGTTCCTCATTCCACCTACCTCTGTTCGCCAAGGAATCTGTGCCACAGACAGTATTATTCGTGCTGTGCTACTTCGTGATGGCGCAACTTTTCCTGTCATACCGATGGGGTCACTACTCTCGCTTCAAATCCTTCTGGACAGAGGTCAGCCAACTGACCAAGATGACGCTCTATTCTGCAGCCATCGGCACAAGTGTGTTGTTCATGTTGCGCATGCACTTCTCACGATTATGGATCATCTTTTCTATTGCCTGCCTGTTGCTGATCAATCCGCTGACCCGATTGCTGGTCAAGCGTATGATGGCTGCGGCCGGAATCTGGTTTCGTCCTCTGGTCATCATTGGTACCAGTAATCGGGCAGTCGAGAGTGCCGAAGCCTTGTGCTGTGACATAGCCATGGGCTATCGAATGGCCGCTTTTATCCAACTGCAAACGGCTGCCAGCCGGACCGGAACAGGGGAAAATTTCAAGACAGGCTACCTCAGTTCCTTTCAGGCAGAACAACTGATTTCAAGCGTCATTCGTGATCATAACGCCCCTCATATCCTGTATGCCATGGATACGCTGGAGGACTTCCAGTACTACACGGTATTGCTTGATAAACTCACGATGAATTCAGAGAACGTGATCATCGCCCCGCCTTTGATGGGCATACCGTTGAGCGGAACCGAATTGATGGGTGTGACTCGCCATGACAGCATCATGCTGCGCCTGGACAACAATCTCAGAAAGAAAACATCGCGCATCATAAAGCGTACTTTTGATTTACTGATATCCAGCGCATTGATCGTTGTCTTGAGCCCATTACTACTGTTCCTTTACATGAAGCTGAGGCGCGAGGGCGGAAGTGCGGTATTTGCCCACTCACGCATCGGTCGCCACGGTCGGTCGTTTGACTGCCTGAAATTTCGCAGCATGGTGGTCAATGCCAATGAAGTGCTGGCAGAATTACTGGCTAGTAATGAAGACGCCCGCAGAGAATGGAATCGCGACTTCAAATTACGCAACGATCCCCGCATCACCCCACTGGGACGCTTTCTGCGCAAATCCAACCTGGATGAATTACCACAACTATTCAATGTCTTGAAGGGCGATATGAGCCTGGTGGGACCTCGACCTATCGTGCATGAAGAGGTCGATCGTTACGGTGACAAGTTTGCCTACTACAAGGCGACCAGGCCGGGTATGACCGGTCTATGGCAGACCAGTGGTCGAAATGATCTGAGCTATGCTGAACGGGTCGATCTCGATGTTCGCTATGTGCGAAACTGGTCACTCTGGCAGGACATAGTCGCTCTGCTGCGCACATTTCCACTTTTCGTAAAACGTAAGGGCGTCTATTAA
- a CDS encoding exopolysaccharide transport family protein, giving the protein MQTRTSSTIESTRHQSKAASQLPLLDVLSPLWTRWRLLSLVFLLTLAVTFFLTPFVEQKYKSEAVLILDRASNDIATFDTPLTSLVIDSEAIASEIEILYSSELAARVVESEGLLDTEEFNPKGDTSDAALPAAVHQFLQQLDLQRKGISRAIVVKFESTDARRAARVVNAIVARYLEHELERKIEQESIASRRLSGEIKTLEARIADSEIRIAEYRQQVGQSGTDDESRTEKNIVELNAQRVVAQAQSTAAEAFLQQARSLAENPAAFATLPSTDISQALPRLRNNELDLQTKLGQLALTYGDKHPQVQQTRNQLSRTRRDIKTEIDKSLQVLEGTTENAHLRVTALSAELQVLEQAESGTWSRRAQLLALERERESDVGRLEFYSSRLRELSQSSSIDNLKPFARVISSGQVSNTAEFPNQRSLLLLLPALATLGCLGLLIVSGLFRRFTISSLPRLPENTSWFGRIPSASMLRRLAGTKAVLADQRLAHSVRTLCHSVDTALAREGRVLMLTGLNHGAGVSTLALAVARCYAKSRQSTVLINLDLRVPNGPKNARFLSSNDLLNADLAKASLEQVLQLEKRTGLYRLGLQLQTGTDNKLLVVEQSRDLAIEQLLSSNALQQLVDVLSTRFSRIVLDLPPVLDTPDSSIVARLADVSLIVANPANLSGNLDRLYRGIERLQISHDAVLGIMLNRMDIDLDDETCLNYVASDHHHARATGTTSRQTPVANRHQSSVHQFLSANLPGTATDSELAQRHSQNIKQPDRVAEHALPNASTISANRLRGESWLLRQSARRFTLCVMTAMRRPDSGQSYMADAADMPLACYMRQTREGHGEYVVLLGLFDSQQAAQTMLDRMERDSFTSNITIFPLSAVHRDILHYRSVVPVHGKAQLEKDVA; this is encoded by the coding sequence GTGCAGACACGCACTTCCTCTACCATTGAGTCAACCCGGCACCAGTCCAAGGCTGCTTCACAGCTCCCCTTGCTGGACGTTCTATCGCCCTTGTGGACTCGCTGGCGACTACTCAGTCTGGTGTTCCTGCTGACACTGGCTGTGACTTTTTTCCTGACACCCTTTGTAGAGCAGAAATATAAATCCGAAGCGGTACTTATCCTGGATAGAGCCAGTAATGACATTGCGACATTCGACACGCCATTGACCAGTCTGGTCATCGACAGTGAAGCCATCGCCAGTGAGATCGAAATTCTCTATTCAAGCGAACTGGCCGCCCGTGTGGTGGAGTCGGAAGGACTACTGGACACCGAAGAATTCAACCCGAAGGGCGACACCTCAGATGCCGCCCTGCCTGCCGCCGTCCATCAGTTTCTGCAGCAACTCGACTTGCAGCGCAAGGGGATTTCCCGGGCGATTGTCGTCAAGTTCGAATCCACTGATGCGAGGCGTGCAGCACGTGTCGTTAATGCAATTGTGGCACGCTACCTTGAACATGAACTGGAAAGAAAGATAGAACAGGAATCAATCGCCTCACGTCGTCTGTCTGGCGAAATCAAGACACTGGAAGCACGAATAGCGGACTCTGAAATCCGCATTGCCGAGTACCGTCAACAGGTCGGGCAAAGTGGCACCGATGACGAATCACGCACCGAGAAAAACATCGTCGAGCTCAACGCACAGCGAGTAGTGGCGCAAGCACAAAGTACGGCTGCCGAAGCATTTCTGCAACAGGCTCGCTCCCTGGCGGAAAACCCTGCCGCCTTCGCCACGCTGCCCTCCACTGATATCTCTCAGGCGTTGCCCAGATTGCGCAACAACGAACTGGATCTGCAGACGAAACTGGGGCAGTTGGCACTGACCTATGGCGACAAGCACCCGCAGGTTCAGCAAACACGCAATCAGTTGAGTCGTACTCGCCGTGATATAAAAACCGAAATTGACAAGTCCTTGCAAGTACTGGAAGGCACAACTGAAAATGCCCATTTGCGCGTCACTGCTCTGAGCGCAGAACTACAGGTACTGGAACAGGCCGAGTCGGGCACCTGGTCACGTCGGGCGCAACTGCTGGCATTGGAGCGCGAACGCGAATCGGATGTCGGCCGGCTGGAGTTCTACTCCAGCCGCCTGCGAGAGCTTAGCCAGTCATCAAGTATCGATAATCTAAAGCCGTTTGCCAGAGTCATCTCCTCCGGCCAGGTCAGTAATACCGCTGAATTTCCCAACCAGCGCAGTTTGTTGCTTCTGTTACCGGCACTGGCAACCCTGGGCTGCCTGGGCTTATTGATTGTCTCCGGACTGTTTCGTCGCTTCACGATCAGCAGCTTGCCAAGGCTGCCTGAGAACACCAGCTGGTTCGGCCGGATTCCATCAGCATCTATGCTGCGCCGACTGGCTGGCACAAAAGCGGTACTCGCAGACCAGCGCCTGGCTCACTCAGTGCGCACACTTTGCCATAGCGTCGACACCGCATTGGCCAGAGAGGGACGGGTCTTGATGCTGACCGGACTCAATCATGGCGCGGGAGTCAGCACACTCGCCCTTGCTGTTGCCAGGTGTTATGCAAAATCCAGACAATCCACTGTGTTGATCAATCTGGATCTACGTGTACCGAACGGTCCGAAGAATGCTCGTTTTCTGTCTTCAAATGATTTGCTCAACGCTGATCTGGCAAAAGCCTCATTGGAACAGGTACTGCAGCTGGAAAAGCGCACCGGACTCTATCGACTGGGCTTGCAACTACAGACCGGCACGGATAATAAATTACTGGTTGTTGAACAATCTCGCGATCTGGCTATTGAACAATTGTTGTCCAGTAACGCGTTGCAACAACTTGTAGATGTGCTGTCCACTCGCTTCTCGCGAATAGTGCTTGATCTGCCGCCTGTACTGGATACGCCAGATAGTTCAATTGTTGCAAGACTGGCTGATGTGTCATTGATTGTGGCTAACCCGGCGAATCTGTCAGGCAATCTTGACCGACTCTATCGGGGAATTGAAAGATTGCAGATAAGCCATGACGCCGTGCTGGGTATCATGCTCAATCGTATGGATATCGATCTGGATGATGAAACCTGCCTGAACTATGTTGCCAGTGATCATCATCATGCACGAGCGACCGGGACGACGAGTAGACAAACACCCGTCGCTAACAGGCATCAGAGTTCTGTGCATCAGTTTTTATCTGCAAACCTGCCTGGCACGGCAACTGACTCAGAGCTTGCCCAGCGACACTCACAAAACATCAAACAGCCAGACCGGGTAGCTGAGCATGCATTGCCGAATGCTTCGACGATCTCTGCAAACCGCCTGCGTGGCGAATCCTGGCTACTCAGACAATCAGCACGACGGTTCACGCTCTGTGTGATGACAGCAATGAGGCGTCCTGATAGCGGTCAGTCTTATATGGCAGACGCAGCAGATATGCCGTTAGCCTGCTACATGAGACAGACCAGAGAAGGCCATGGGGAGTACGTGGTATTGTTGGGATTGTTCGATTCGCAACAGGCGGCTCAGACCATGCTTGATCGAATGGAACGTGATTCATTCACAAGCAATATAACGATATTTCCCTTGTCCGCGGTCCATCGGGACATTCTTCACTATCGCTCTGTTGTTCCGGTACACGGGAAAGCGCAACTTGAAAAAGACGTCGCCTGA
- a CDS encoding glycoside hydrolase family 26 protein, producing the protein MNMSKTSRCKYVWLACALYWMAGSNTVQAENKATHDLLLPPPGKVLLGAFTTMEEADTQRRFKEYGQAAGKDPAIHLIFRDWTADGSSNFPIDFIRTSARLGAVPMLSWEPWFNYSQEDYPLLRDIAKGQHDAYITAFLQDAAKFGQPWFLRFAHEMEGSSYPWTKAHDSRQSPSDYAAAFVHIAQLARKIAPLTVMVWSPNSGSKRALQYYPGDEWVDWVGSSLYNFPDAPQAPDHKDKLTGWVDMLRKLDKPGMIAEMGCSEHYTISKELVQAKAPGTPKVQAWMDLTMADKSVCLERTFDIIEAEYPEIRALVWFDIDKDADWRIDSSPQALKTFARRAASPRYLGADSTNDVLEN; encoded by the coding sequence ATGAATATGTCTAAAACCAGCCGTTGCAAGTATGTCTGGCTTGCCTGTGCCTTGTACTGGATGGCAGGATCAAACACAGTCCAGGCAGAAAACAAGGCAACACATGACTTGTTACTACCGCCACCGGGCAAGGTGCTTCTGGGTGCCTTCACCACCATGGAAGAGGCCGACACGCAAAGGCGCTTCAAGGAGTACGGGCAGGCCGCCGGCAAGGATCCGGCCATCCATCTTATTTTCCGTGACTGGACGGCGGATGGCAGCAGCAACTTTCCAATTGACTTTATCCGGACCAGCGCCAGACTCGGTGCCGTGCCCATGCTCAGTTGGGAGCCCTGGTTCAACTACAGCCAAGAGGACTATCCACTGCTGCGCGATATCGCCAAGGGTCAACATGACGCCTATATCACAGCGTTTCTGCAAGATGCAGCAAAGTTCGGACAACCCTGGTTCCTGCGATTTGCACATGAGATGGAAGGCTCTTCCTACCCCTGGACGAAGGCTCATGATTCACGACAATCACCCTCTGACTACGCAGCTGCATTTGTGCATATTGCACAACTGGCACGCAAGATCGCACCATTGACGGTGATGGTCTGGAGCCCGAACAGCGGTTCAAAACGGGCACTGCAATATTATCCGGGAGATGAATGGGTCGATTGGGTCGGTAGCTCGCTGTACAACTTTCCGGATGCACCGCAGGCACCTGATCACAAGGACAAGCTCACGGGCTGGGTCGACATGCTGAGAAAGCTTGACAAGCCGGGAATGATTGCCGAGATGGGCTGTTCAGAACACTATACGATCAGCAAAGAGCTGGTGCAAGCGAAGGCTCCCGGCACACCCAAAGTGCAAGCCTGGATGGATCTTACAATGGCCGACAAGTCGGTCTGCCTGGAACGCACTTTCGACATCATAGAGGCTGAGTACCCGGAAATCCGTGCGCTTGTCTGGTTCGATATCGACAAGGATGCTGATTGGCGGATTGACAGCTCGCCCCAAGCCTTGAAAACGTTTGCCCGTCGCGCGGCATCACCCAGATATCTGGGTGCTGATTCCACGAACGATGTTCTGGAAAACTAG
- a CDS encoding O-antigen ligase family protein — MALLIQERAVALMFGAYLCFVFIGSRPYQNLLIADSSGETDVFRQLAVFGLCILAALVFLVERHRSRVSILMLLYTLVFCGFLLLSSRWSQFPEFVIRRAGMVTLVSVSLCVLIDYLYRTRLLLPTLVAVLGVVLLIDVLSMVFLYSQSIDHDGRWKGIHIHKNVAGGIMAVSAITFAWLTTLCQRRQSVFTALATIVSLVFLVLTASKTSLALFAGCSALMFLLLTLRLLHSLGGLKALIIVLAAVVLVIATVDMPRALIGLLKLFYGDVTLTGRIWIWDFVLAKHNEAFWLGHGFGSFWGMGADTPAIREDLPSVREFGQAHNGYLDILVQTGVVGLCFFGVMLLYVVGLGIKRVVSDVSDWKKVALCVNIILFVMLHNLLESTWLSVLSVEWTVFIIAAFYLVLDRPQSTNAS; from the coding sequence GTGGCATTGCTTATACAAGAACGAGCCGTTGCCCTGATGTTCGGCGCCTATCTGTGCTTTGTTTTCATTGGCAGCCGTCCCTATCAGAATCTGCTTATCGCCGACTCATCCGGCGAGACCGATGTCTTTCGCCAGCTGGCCGTGTTTGGCCTGTGCATTCTGGCTGCTCTGGTATTTCTGGTGGAACGACATCGCAGTAGAGTATCAATCCTCATGTTGTTGTACACGCTGGTGTTCTGCGGATTCCTGCTACTGTCCTCACGTTGGTCACAGTTTCCTGAGTTTGTGATTCGACGTGCCGGCATGGTGACACTGGTATCAGTGAGCCTGTGTGTATTGATCGACTACCTATACCGCACTCGCCTTCTCCTGCCAACGCTGGTCGCGGTGCTCGGCGTGGTTCTATTGATCGATGTGTTGTCCATGGTGTTTCTGTACAGCCAATCGATTGATCATGACGGTCGCTGGAAAGGTATCCACATTCACAAGAATGTGGCCGGCGGCATCATGGCCGTATCAGCCATCACGTTTGCATGGCTCACCACCCTGTGCCAGCGTCGTCAATCAGTCTTTACAGCCTTGGCAACCATCGTCTCTCTGGTTTTTCTGGTACTGACCGCGTCAAAAACTTCTCTGGCACTGTTTGCCGGATGCAGCGCCTTGATGTTTCTGCTACTGACCTTGCGCCTCCTGCATTCACTGGGGGGCTTGAAAGCGCTCATCATAGTACTGGCCGCCGTTGTGCTCGTGATAGCCACGGTGGACATGCCGCGCGCACTTATCGGCTTGCTCAAACTGTTCTATGGCGATGTGACACTGACCGGAAGAATCTGGATCTGGGATTTCGTACTGGCAAAACACAACGAGGCCTTCTGGCTGGGCCATGGCTTCGGCAGCTTCTGGGGCATGGGTGCAGACACTCCTGCCATACGTGAGGATCTTCCCAGCGTTCGCGAATTCGGACAAGCCCACAACGGCTATCTGGATATCCTGGTTCAGACTGGCGTGGTCGGTTTGTGCTTTTTCGGCGTCATGTTGCTCTATGTGGTTGGTTTGGGTATCAAGCGCGTGGTGAGCGATGTCAGCGATTGGAAAAAGGTGGCTCTGTGCGTGAACATCATTCTGTTCGTCATGCTGCACAACCTGCTGGAAAGCACCTGGTTATCAGTACTCTCCGTCGAATGGACCGTGTTTATCATCGCCGCTTTCTACCTCGTACTGGACCGTCCGCAAAGCACCAATGCATCATGA
- a CDS encoding glycosyltransferase family 2 protein: MPSPLFSVVIPVYNRPEALLRAVHSCLQQSLDDLEVIVVDDGSDEPVAASLESLADSRISCIRVEPNNGVSNARNVGMDNATGQYVAFLDSDDEFTLDKLAVCARAIEALGYPDNLCLGSRIYICRAAGHRAAIPSHLIEPGEEVYRYLFVRGGILSTDTLVVSVELARRTRFRTDLTRHEDYDFMGRLAQANAHFHMLPEALAIWHDEMDQGRLTQSTGFEQSSYWFNLVESSMAPDVRAACQLRILGPLAARESRFAGLPIFMRHLSAASSMSVPARIVCLLKCSAPYLYTRLTSVYVSLRGLRTES; encoded by the coding sequence ATGCCCAGTCCCCTCTTCTCCGTAGTCATACCGGTCTACAATCGCCCGGAGGCTCTGCTGCGTGCAGTGCATTCCTGCTTGCAACAAAGCCTGGATGATCTGGAAGTGATCGTTGTCGACGACGGCTCTGATGAGCCGGTCGCAGCAAGCCTCGAATCCTTGGCTGATTCACGTATCTCGTGTATCCGAGTGGAACCCAACAACGGCGTCTCTAACGCACGCAACGTTGGGATGGACAATGCGACGGGGCAATATGTCGCATTTCTGGATTCCGATGACGAGTTCACTCTCGATAAGCTGGCCGTTTGCGCCAGGGCGATTGAAGCACTGGGCTACCCGGATAACCTTTGCCTTGGCTCTCGTATCTACATCTGTAGAGCAGCGGGACATCGCGCAGCCATTCCCTCACATTTGATAGAACCGGGAGAGGAGGTCTACCGCTATCTGTTCGTTCGCGGTGGCATCCTGTCAACCGACACGCTGGTAGTCTCTGTGGAACTGGCACGCCGTACCCGGTTTCGTACAGACCTGACTCGCCACGAGGACTACGACTTCATGGGTCGTCTGGCTCAGGCCAATGCACACTTTCACATGTTGCCCGAGGCTCTGGCCATCTGGCACGACGAAATGGACCAGGGACGTCTCACGCAATCCACCGGCTTCGAACAGTCCAGCTACTGGTTCAATTTAGTTGAATCAAGCATGGCACCAGATGTTCGTGCTGCTTGCCAATTACGAATTCTTGGCCCGCTGGCAGCACGTGAAAGCAGATTCGCGGGACTGCCAATCTTCATGCGTCACCTATCTGCAGCAAGCTCCATGAGTGTGCCCGCACGCATTGTGTGCTTGCTAAAATGCAGTGCACCCTACCTTTACACCCGATTGACTAGCGTCTATGTCAGTCTCAGGGGTCTGCGTACTGAATCATGA
- a CDS encoding glycosyltransferase yields MPRRFNAVSVEMCHVGNTEERTLNTQKFPSIQAISENPADTGLSRERSTHTQDAVGKRARVAILIPTFRRPDSLESLLRMIDEAVRHNQPSLEDNWQLKIFIADNDATGREGSQRAAELDEALVVDLEIIDEPRPGVSYVRNRLVAAALAWQARYLLMIDDDEWPSGDWISNMLNTAEHYSADIVSGPVRPDFEVKPPAWIIDNFLFDDVPLSTGEFPDVQRTGNTLLRSEQLIDQHRFPDKEWFCVELGRIGGEDSHLIEALVKDGARHVWCEEAAVHERIPAQRLSLEYLGARAFRCGNAGMRYRSMLMPGLHWSCIRVGKSLFLFMRWLMLSYRLLSPGLRSLHQLDWQVIRGRFNAHLGRFQQFY; encoded by the coding sequence TTGCCACGCCGTTTCAACGCCGTTTCGGTTGAAATGTGTCATGTTGGTAACACTGAGGAACGCACTCTGAACACCCAGAAGTTTCCGTCGATTCAAGCCATTTCAGAAAATCCAGCCGATACCGGATTGAGTCGCGAACGCTCGACTCACACGCAAGATGCCGTTGGCAAGAGAGCGCGTGTTGCTATCCTCATTCCAACTTTTCGTCGGCCCGATTCTCTCGAGTCCTTGCTGCGGATGATTGATGAGGCGGTGCGACACAATCAGCCATCACTGGAAGACAACTGGCAGCTGAAGATATTTATTGCCGACAATGATGCGACAGGGCGAGAAGGCAGCCAGCGAGCTGCCGAGTTGGACGAGGCCCTTGTCGTTGATCTTGAAATCATCGATGAACCCAGGCCTGGAGTGTCCTATGTTCGCAATCGGCTGGTAGCGGCGGCACTAGCGTGGCAAGCTCGTTACTTGTTGATGATCGATGATGATGAATGGCCGTCCGGCGACTGGATTTCCAATATGCTCAACACTGCCGAGCACTATTCAGCCGATATTGTTTCCGGGCCGGTGCGGCCGGATTTCGAAGTGAAGCCACCCGCCTGGATCATCGATAATTTCCTGTTTGACGATGTGCCACTATCGACGGGTGAGTTTCCCGACGTTCAACGCACAGGCAATACACTGCTGCGTAGTGAGCAATTGATCGATCAGCATCGATTTCCTGACAAAGAGTGGTTTTGTGTAGAGCTGGGCCGTATCGGCGGTGAGGATTCGCACCTCATTGAAGCTTTGGTCAAGGATGGTGCACGACATGTGTGGTGTGAAGAGGCCGCTGTCCACGAGCGGATTCCGGCTCAGCGCCTGAGCCTTGAGTACCTTGGTGCCAGAGCCTTTCGCTGTGGTAATGCGGGCATGCGCTATCGCTCGATGCTGATGCCCGGGCTGCACTGGAGCTGTATTCGAGTGGGCAAGAGCTTGTTCCTGTTCATGCGATGGCTGATGTTGAGCTATCGACTGCTCAGCCCCGGATTGAGGTCTTTGCACCAGCTGGACTGGCAGGTGATCCGGGGGCGTTTCAATGCTCATCTGGGGCGCTTTCAACAGTTCTACTGA
- a CDS encoding glycosyltransferase, with translation MKQSTVTMNQPIAAVISTMYGRDDLHYFRQSLDSMLGQSYPQEKLRLYLYVDGPVPELHERFLEQNAMHFYRIVRGEENRGLSYGLNQLIDCLEDESIVLRMDMDDLAHSSRVERQVAMLEANPRISLIGCNSWEIDESGGVVSQRDYPASPAAIREGIARGNPMLHPSYCMRRTLLTTHGMRYRELYLNEDLGFLFDVLERGLELANLQERLMYWRVTDKFFERRHFRRHFIEYRAYVQGIQAVHGLSTKQIYPLIRLVFRLLPNGFARHIYRSSLRNNFLRG, from the coding sequence ATGAAGCAGTCTACTGTCACCATGAATCAGCCAATCGCCGCCGTTATCTCAACCATGTACGGCCGCGACGATCTTCACTATTTTCGTCAGAGCCTGGACTCGATGCTCGGACAGAGTTACCCCCAGGAGAAGCTTCGGCTTTATCTCTACGTCGATGGCCCAGTACCAGAATTACACGAGCGTTTTCTCGAGCAGAACGCGATGCATTTTTACCGCATCGTGCGAGGTGAGGAAAACCGGGGTCTCAGCTACGGCCTGAACCAACTCATCGACTGCCTGGAAGATGAGTCCATCGTCCTGCGAATGGACATGGATGATCTGGCACATTCGTCCAGAGTTGAACGCCAGGTCGCCATGCTGGAGGCGAACCCCCGGATTTCGCTGATCGGTTGTAATTCGTGGGAAATTGATGAAAGCGGTGGTGTTGTCTCGCAGCGTGATTACCCAGCTTCACCGGCTGCGATACGAGAGGGCATCGCGCGTGGCAACCCCATGCTACATCCCAGTTATTGTATGCGCCGCACTTTGCTGACCACACATGGGATGCGCTATCGTGAACTTTATCTCAATGAGGACCTTGGATTTTTGTTTGATGTGCTTGAGCGCGGGCTCGAACTTGCCAATCTGCAGGAACGTCTGATGTACTGGCGCGTCACAGACAAGTTTTTTGAACGTCGCCACTTTCGTCGTCACTTTATCGAATACCGTGCCTACGTACAGGGAATACAGGCGGTACATGGTCTTAGTACCAAGCAGATTTATCCCCTGATCCGGCTGGTATTCCGATTGCTGCCAAATGGCTTTGCCCGGCACATTTACCGCTCTTCCCTGCGGAACAATTTTCTTCGCGGATGA
- a CDS encoding polysaccharide deacetylase family protein — MDMRRFLMLCGRSFYRLGLAGWIIQMQPGRVRGVLYHAIDSDDTAYNRGLKLSVSPETLDSQLAYFSRYYQFAGSSDTEAAKHSATLAISFDDGFSSVYHNGWPVLKKHKAPASIFLVTRAVQQQLLWFNALNWALHQQPVIARKILGRYIQKPLPKLPRDCVIEVQEHSSPETISKLLEELHEALPFDKSQTHYLSPVQIEEMRAGGISFGFHTVDHYNLINCDAEELARQLDSSALRSFVSDHSFAYPCGYYDADVLRGALSRGFDPLMGVGLDNGRHHHCHLDRVEIYHSNAADIFAQLEVVEPLLALFRRWMRRQTGQRPSFR, encoded by the coding sequence ATGGATATGCGCAGGTTTCTGATGCTTTGCGGTCGCAGTTTCTATCGACTGGGCCTGGCCGGATGGATTATTCAGATGCAGCCCGGGCGTGTTCGTGGCGTGCTCTATCATGCAATTGATAGCGACGACACAGCCTATAATCGTGGGTTGAAGCTATCAGTTTCCCCGGAAACGCTGGATAGCCAGTTAGCTTATTTCAGCCGTTACTATCAGTTCGCCGGATCGTCTGATACCGAAGCTGCGAAACATTCAGCCACGCTGGCGATCAGTTTCGATGATGGTTTTAGCTCGGTCTACCACAATGGCTGGCCAGTCCTGAAAAAGCACAAGGCACCTGCGTCAATATTTCTGGTGACGCGTGCCGTGCAGCAACAACTTCTATGGTTCAACGCGCTGAACTGGGCGCTACACCAACAGCCAGTGATTGCGCGCAAGATACTCGGCAGATATATTCAGAAGCCGTTGCCCAAATTACCACGGGACTGTGTTATCGAAGTGCAAGAGCACAGTTCTCCTGAGACCATCAGCAAGCTTCTGGAGGAACTCCATGAAGCGCTGCCCTTCGATAAGTCACAGACGCATTATCTGAGTCCTGTGCAGATCGAGGAGATGCGAGCTGGTGGCATCTCCTTCGGCTTTCACACTGTCGATCACTACAATCTGATTAATTGTGATGCCGAAGAGCTTGCCAGACAGTTGGATTCCAGTGCCTTGCGCTCTTTCGTGTCTGATCACTCGTTTGCCTATCCTTGCGGCTATTACGACGCCGATGTGCTCCGTGGTGCGCTGAGCCGTGGCTTCGATCCGTTGATGGGGGTCGGTCTGGACAACGGGCGGCATCATCATTGCCACCTTGACCGTGTGGAGATATACCACAGCAATGCGGCTGACATTTTTGCGCAGCTTGAAGTGGTAGAACCGCTACTTGCTCTGTTTCGTCGGTGGATGAGGCGCCAGACAGGTCAGCGCCCCAGTTTCCGATAA